From Proteiniborus sp. MB09-C3, the proteins below share one genomic window:
- a CDS encoding TIGR03826 family flagellar region protein: protein MNIKNCKKCNRIFANDSFDLCPICRNSDVEEFKAVKDFLYDNPGADIQTVSEVTGVDTKKILKFLREGKLEITDSSPNLILDCERCGAPIKTGKFCNKCISEMEREFRGAVSGNIPGSRKDLGKSSDRMYIAERRKK, encoded by the coding sequence ATGAATATAAAAAACTGTAAAAAATGTAATAGAATTTTTGCGAACGATAGTTTTGATTTGTGCCCAATATGCAGAAATAGTGATGTAGAAGAATTTAAAGCAGTTAAAGATTTCCTTTACGATAATCCAGGTGCCGATATTCAGACGGTATCAGAGGTAACTGGTGTAGATACAAAGAAAATATTGAAATTTTTAAGAGAAGGTAAGCTGGAAATAACAGATAGCAGCCCGAATTTAATATTAGACTGTGAAAGATGTGGGGCACCTATTAAAACGGGAAAATTCTGCAACAAATGCATTTCTGAAATGGAGAGAGAGTTTAGAGGTGCAGTATCAGGCAATATTCCTGGATCTAGAAAAGACCTAGGAAAGAGTAGCGATAGGATGTATATTGCTGAAAGACGCAAAAAATAA
- a CDS encoding ComF family protein, whose protein sequence is MSNKENLLKKLYNSALDLLFPEEGVCFYCDHYDEDVKEDHLCSDCRDKLSFINEDKCSTCGKPTYEGNISDRCSYCANKTFYFTRAISPLEFSGILRKAIYRFKYESKPYMYKSFGELMLYELEKENIGHIDLIVPVPLHRSRKAERGYNQSELLARYISSKLDVPLDNNNLIRIRATKIQNKLDRYERQQNIKGAFKTKNNRVFKEKRILLVDDIFTTGATVNECSRTLIESGAAEIIVLTIATGRHL, encoded by the coding sequence ATGTCTAACAAAGAAAACCTACTAAAGAAATTATACAATTCTGCATTAGATCTCTTGTTTCCAGAAGAAGGAGTATGCTTTTACTGCGACCATTATGATGAGGACGTAAAGGAAGATCATCTATGCAGTGATTGCAGGGACAAGCTTTCCTTCATTAACGAGGATAAATGCTCTACCTGCGGCAAGCCTACCTATGAGGGAAATATCTCAGACAGATGCAGCTATTGTGCAAATAAGACGTTTTATTTTACAAGAGCCATTTCTCCCTTGGAGTTTTCAGGGATTTTAAGAAAGGCTATCTACAGGTTCAAATATGAATCAAAGCCATATATGTACAAATCCTTTGGTGAGCTAATGCTATATGAGTTAGAAAAAGAAAATATAGGCCATATCGACCTTATAGTTCCAGTGCCTCTTCACAGATCTAGGAAAGCAGAAAGAGGCTACAACCAATCCGAGCTTTTAGCTAGATACATCTCATCAAAGCTAGATGTACCACTAGACAATAACAATCTCATAAGAATAAGAGCCACTAAAATACAAAACAAGCTAGATAGATATGAAAGACAGCAAAATATAAAAGGGGCTTTTAAAACCAAGAATAACAGGGTATTTAAAGAAAAAAGGATTCTTTTAGTTGACGATATATTCACTACAGGCGCTACAGTAAATGAATGTTCGAGAACTCTCATAGAAAGTGGTGCGGCGGAAATAATAGTGCTTACCATTGCTACAGGAAGACATTTATAG
- a CDS encoding DUF6470 family protein, whose protein sequence is MPLSITTVKGQIGIETTNAYLDMRQPKGEQSIRQIKPQMIIDRKLPKVLIDQSQPFAEAGRKPWSQVAAEYAQLGRQQALEGIARIVDDGNRMAMIQRKMPEAIPEIAFKNSMPKQHEFDFALIPTSRPKIDVTGYLNIQWQLGGVEHSYTPRRPEADYRPGKVDIYMKQYPKTEIRYIDNKA, encoded by the coding sequence ATGCCACTAAGCATAACAACAGTAAAAGGCCAAATAGGCATCGAAACCACAAATGCATATTTAGACATGAGACAGCCTAAGGGAGAACAATCTATAAGGCAAATAAAGCCACAGATGATAATAGACAGGAAATTGCCTAAAGTACTTATAGATCAGTCTCAACCTTTTGCAGAAGCAGGAAGAAAGCCTTGGTCTCAGGTAGCTGCTGAATATGCACAGCTAGGTAGACAGCAAGCCTTAGAAGGCATAGCTAGAATAGTAGATGATGGTAACAGAATGGCTATGATACAAAGAAAAATGCCTGAAGCTATACCCGAAATAGCCTTCAAAAATTCTATGCCAAAGCAGCATGAATTTGACTTTGCTCTCATACCAACTAGCAGGCCTAAAATAGATGTAACAGGATATTTAAATATACAATGGCAGCTGGGTGGAGTAGAGCATAGCTATACACCGAGAAGACCAGAGGCAGACTATAGACCAGGCAAAGTGGACATATATATGAAGCAATATCCAAAAACAGAAATTAGATACATAGATAATAAAGCATAG
- the flgK gene encoding flagellar hook-associated protein FlgK, translating into MSWLGFNTAVSGLLASQRRLYVTNHNIANANAEGYSRQVATQNATSPHRLPGIGFVGTGTNITSVERVRDSYLDYKFRTENAPLGEWEIKRNTLVDIEHILKENGEEGLSKYVDQFFGALEDLSKNPGDDSYRVAVREKAVAMTNHLNETATKLYNLEKDTNYQIGAQIKKVNDIGSQIKNLNEQIYRLELDGNKANDLRDQRDLLVSELSKIVNVQVSEQDGKYKVSIGGASLVEHSNLSKLKHPPRTEVSEITGEELAQVEWENGNKVALKSGELKGLLDVRDGTGVNGEYGGIPYYVKRLDEFAKIFAEQINKVHKEGYNANGVAGGDFFEALGGGDIRADNISIAQSIKDSLDNIAAGRNPDDPSLPTDPNGIENNKNILELIKLRESKTFFSGSTYSQGTPEDYATSIISTLGVSSQYAIRMKDNQALIVGSVETRIDSVSSVDPDEEMADMVRFMKTYTASAKMISTLDALYDITVNRLGLVGR; encoded by the coding sequence ATGAGTTGGTTAGGTTTTAATACAGCAGTTTCAGGACTACTTGCTAGTCAAAGAAGATTATATGTTACAAATCACAATATAGCAAATGCAAATGCAGAAGGCTACTCAAGACAGGTAGCTACACAAAACGCTACATCACCACATCGCTTGCCAGGTATTGGCTTTGTGGGGACAGGTACTAATATAACATCAGTAGAAAGAGTGCGGGATTCATATCTAGATTATAAGTTTAGGACAGAAAATGCACCTTTAGGCGAATGGGAAATAAAGCGAAACACTTTAGTGGATATAGAGCATATCTTAAAGGAAAATGGGGAAGAAGGCTTAAGCAAATATGTGGACCAATTCTTTGGCGCCTTAGAAGACTTAAGTAAAAATCCTGGTGATGATTCCTATAGAGTAGCAGTTAGAGAAAAGGCTGTAGCTATGACAAACCATCTTAATGAAACTGCTACTAAGCTATATAATCTTGAAAAGGATACGAATTATCAGATAGGTGCTCAAATCAAGAAGGTAAATGATATAGGCTCTCAAATAAAAAACTTAAATGAGCAAATATACAGGCTTGAGCTAGATGGAAACAAGGCTAATGATTTAAGGGACCAGAGAGATTTACTAGTAAGTGAACTATCCAAGATAGTAAATGTGCAGGTAAGCGAACAAGACGGAAAGTACAAGGTATCTATAGGAGGAGCCTCTCTAGTAGAGCATTCAAACCTTAGTAAGCTAAAACATCCACCAAGAACAGAGGTTAGCGAAATAACAGGTGAAGAACTGGCACAAGTTGAATGGGAAAATGGAAATAAGGTAGCTTTGAAAAGTGGAGAGCTTAAAGGATTACTAGATGTAAGAGATGGGACTGGAGTAAATGGTGAATATGGTGGCATACCATATTATGTAAAGAGACTTGATGAGTTTGCTAAAATATTCGCTGAACAAATAAATAAGGTACATAAAGAAGGTTACAATGCTAATGGTGTTGCAGGAGGAGACTTCTTTGAAGCACTAGGCGGTGGAGACATTAGGGCTGATAACATATCTATAGCACAGTCGATAAAAGATAGCTTAGATAACATAGCGGCAGGTCGAAACCCAGATGATCCTTCTTTACCAACTGATCCTAATGGCATTGAGAACAATAAAAACATATTAGAGCTCATAAAACTAAGAGAAAGTAAGACTTTCTTTAGTGGAAGCACATATTCCCAAGGAACACCTGAGGACTATGCAACATCTATAATATCTACCCTAGGGGTATCTAGCCAATACGCAATAAGAATGAAGGATAACCAAGCACTTATAGTAGGAAGTGTTGAAACAAGAATAGATTCAGTATCTTCAGTAGACCCAGATGAAGAAATGGCAGATATGGTTAGGTTTATGAAAACATATACAGCATCAGCAAAGATGATAAGTACATTAGATGCACTATATGACATAACTGTAAACAGATTGGGATTAGTGGGAAGATAG
- the flgM gene encoding flagellar biosynthesis anti-sigma factor FlgM: MKIFNNNNINKIMQAYRKQEISKESSKANKVSKNDQLSLSDTAKDYQIAMNAIKNVPDIRKEKVEAIKEQIRTGTYVIDAGKIAEKILENVSFDKKA, from the coding sequence ATGAAAATTTTCAATAACAATAACATAAATAAAATAATGCAGGCTTATAGAAAGCAGGAAATTAGCAAAGAATCTTCTAAGGCTAATAAAGTAAGTAAAAACGACCAGCTTAGTTTATCGGATACTGCCAAAGATTATCAGATTGCTATGAATGCAATAAAAAATGTTCCAGATATAAGAAAAGAAAAGGTAGAAGCTATTAAAGAGCAGATTCGAACAGGAACATATGTAATAGATGCAGGTAAGATTGCTGAAAAAATATTAGAAAATGTAAGCTTCGATAAAAAAGCATAG
- the flgK gene encoding flagellar hook-associated protein FlgK — MSSFRGLSIGISGLYANKRSLDTISHNIANSDNPLYVRQQALHADSRYSRISLTNYIGTGVDVQQIRQIRDEFLDTKVRKEASELGYWVSRSNVFDQVEGIVRELSEDAMQGLMDKFWGSWEEVYKTPGSQTARGLLRERAIEFVGSVNHMYTQLESLQFNLDNNIKNIVDEVNYLTNGIAELNTKIMSAEAMGVTANDYRDTRNGYLDRLSQIVKVDYYTSNNGAINVAVGGAHIVSDGIHREIEAKNNGSPFVDVFWKDTGEELLPERDLKSGELIGLLYARGYYGQESEITDTTEYKYIIPTMKKQLDEYVKGLSEAINEIHSTGKTLTGNTGIDFFVKQDPSNEHWAGNIKLNDVLDSLDEIAASESGDIGDGKIAEAIAKLRYTGIFNDGKTNPDNFYRDIITDFGIAGNEAITMSNAHEMVVNQIDDRRSSLSGVSLDEEMTEMIKFQHAYNANARLINAIDEMIEQIVNKMGIVGR, encoded by the coding sequence ATGTCTTCTTTTAGAGGATTATCCATTGGAATATCGGGATTATATGCAAATAAAAGATCCCTAGATACAATTTCACATAATATAGCAAACTCAGACAACCCTTTGTATGTAAGACAGCAGGCGTTACACGCCGATTCAAGGTACTCTAGAATTAGTTTAACTAATTATATTGGAACAGGGGTAGATGTTCAGCAGATTAGACAGATAAGAGATGAATTTTTAGATACAAAGGTCAGGAAAGAAGCTTCAGAGCTTGGGTACTGGGTTTCAAGGTCCAATGTTTTCGATCAAGTAGAAGGTATAGTTCGAGAGCTTTCGGAAGATGCAATGCAAGGCTTGATGGATAAGTTTTGGGGCTCATGGGAGGAAGTGTATAAAACTCCTGGTAGTCAAACTGCTAGAGGACTTTTGAGAGAAAGAGCCATAGAGTTTGTAGGCTCAGTAAATCATATGTACACACAGCTAGAATCCTTACAGTTTAATCTAGATAATAATATAAAAAATATAGTAGATGAAGTTAACTATCTGACAAATGGCATAGCTGAATTAAATACTAAAATAATGTCTGCGGAAGCCATGGGAGTTACTGCAAATGACTATAGAGACACTAGAAACGGTTATTTAGATAGATTATCTCAGATAGTAAAGGTTGATTACTATACAAGCAACAATGGAGCCATTAATGTAGCCGTTGGCGGCGCACATATTGTGTCAGATGGCATACATAGAGAAATTGAGGCTAAAAATAATGGAAGTCCTTTTGTAGATGTATTTTGGAAGGATACAGGCGAAGAGCTTTTACCAGAAAGAGATTTAAAAAGCGGAGAATTGATAGGTTTATTATATGCTAGAGGATACTATGGTCAGGAGTCTGAAATAACAGATACAACTGAATATAAATATATAATACCTACTATGAAAAAACAGCTGGATGAGTATGTCAAAGGGTTATCAGAGGCCATTAATGAAATACACAGTACAGGAAAGACACTTACTGGAAACACAGGAATAGACTTTTTTGTTAAACAAGATCCAAGTAATGAACATTGGGCAGGAAATATAAAGTTAAATGATGTCTTAGATTCATTAGATGAAATAGCAGCTTCAGAGTCAGGAGATATTGGAGATGGTAAAATAGCAGAAGCTATAGCAAAATTGAGATATACCGGAATATTCAATGACGGTAAAACAAATCCTGATAATTTCTATAGAGATATAATTACTGACTTTGGTATAGCTGGCAATGAAGCTATAACTATGAGCAATGCACATGAAATGGTAGTAAACCAAATTGACGATAGAAGGAGTTCATTGTCAGGGGTTTCCTTAGACGAAGAAATGACTGAAATGATTAAATTCCAACATGCATACAATGCAAATGCAAGGTTAATAAATGCCATAGATGAGATGATTGAACAAATAGTAAACAAGATGGGGATAGTGGGAAGATAG
- the flgL gene encoding flagellar hook-associated protein FlgL produces the protein MRITNSMLVRNMMGNLNKNLRRMEKLQTQYQSGKLFQVPSDNPIGVSKSLKLYTDQSKIEQYKNNLRDAVAWMYTTEDALTHLGEVLNRTRYLAEDAANGTKNKEDLEMIKKEITELKNQVVQVANTTHAGRSIFTGFKTDRPLLDENGKYYLKNDPSEPNQTLKNNEISSYNVGVSENIDVNVVGMRVFGVGTTPDYGAASASTGDDSYLVKMFEEIEQYLEDEDFTALSNSLGTIDASISNTLEVKAEIGAKTNRLEMTQKRLDSDAVNFKRLLSENEDADLAEVIMNFKMAESVYLASMSAGARIIQPSLVDFLR, from the coding sequence TTGAGAATAACAAACAGTATGCTTGTAAGAAACATGATGGGTAACTTAAATAAAAACTTAAGAAGAATGGAAAAGCTTCAAACTCAATATCAATCAGGTAAATTATTTCAAGTTCCTTCAGATAATCCTATAGGAGTATCAAAGAGCTTAAAGCTATATACAGATCAATCAAAAATAGAACAGTATAAGAATAATCTGAGAGATGCTGTTGCTTGGATGTATACTACAGAGGATGCACTAACCCATCTTGGAGAAGTGCTCAATAGAACAAGATATCTTGCAGAAGATGCAGCAAATGGTACAAAAAATAAAGAAGACCTGGAAATGATAAAAAAAGAAATAACAGAACTAAAAAATCAAGTGGTTCAAGTTGCTAACACAACACATGCAGGTAGATCAATATTTACAGGGTTTAAGACAGATAGACCTTTACTAGATGAAAATGGTAAATATTATCTTAAAAATGACCCTTCAGAACCAAATCAAACATTGAAAAATAATGAAATATCTTCTTATAATGTTGGAGTTTCTGAAAATATTGATGTAAATGTAGTAGGAATGAGAGTTTTCGGTGTAGGAACTACTCCTGACTATGGTGCAGCTTCTGCGAGTACTGGAGATGATTCTTATCTTGTAAAAATGTTTGAAGAAATAGAGCAATATTTGGAAGATGAAGATTTTACTGCATTAAGTAATAGCTTAGGCACTATAGATGCTTCAATTAGCAATACACTTGAAGTAAAAGCCGAAATAGGAGCTAAGACTAATAGACTGGAAATGACTCAAAAAAGACTAGACTCAGATGCCGTAAACTTTAAAAGACTGCTATCAGAAAATGAGGATGCAGACTTAGCAGAGGTAATTATGAACTTTAAAATGGCAGAAAGCGTATATCTAGCATCTATGTCAGCAGGAGCAAGAATTATCCAGCCTAGTCTAGTAGATTTCTTAAGATAG
- a CDS encoding flagellar protein FlgN gives MKVLTEELKDVLLDELKVYEEMHELTVKKTEIITSGRINDLDNITQVENSLILKLGQLEERREKVINNIHKHLGIKEDSTVTDLLNHIDNSDGIKQEIESITKKFSKVLNSLKEKNDLNSLLIKDTLEYIEVNINLLTNTSDRGIYNNKVQKEQTSQKISLFDTKA, from the coding sequence ATGAAAGTCCTCACGGAAGAACTAAAGGATGTTTTATTAGATGAATTAAAGGTATATGAAGAAATGCATGAATTGACAGTAAAAAAAACAGAGATTATTACGAGTGGAAGAATTAATGATTTAGATAATATTACACAAGTGGAGAACAGCCTTATATTAAAACTAGGACAGCTTGAAGAAAGAAGAGAAAAGGTAATTAATAATATTCACAAACATTTAGGCATCAAAGAAGATTCGACTGTAACGGATTTATTAAATCATATTGACAATTCTGATGGAATAAAGCAGGAAATAGAGAGCATTACTAAAAAGTTTTCTAAGGTGCTTAATTCCTTAAAAGAAAAAAATGATTTAAATAGTTTGCTCATTAAAGACACTCTAGAGTATATAGAAGTGAATATTAACCTTTTGACAAATACATCAGATCGAGGAATATATAATAATAAGGTTCAGAAGGAGCAGACTTCACAAAAAATCAGCTTATTTGATACTAAAGCATAG